ATATTAAAATAAAAGATGCTTTAAAAGTAAATGCAGGTATTATTGAGGGATGTCCTGTAGCTATTGAGTGTAAGGTTGTTGATTCAATTAAGACTGGAAGCCATGAAATGTTTGTTGGAGAAGTTATGTATGTACATGCTATTAAAGGATCGTTAAATGATAAAGGCATGGTAGATATAAATAAACTTAATTTATTATAAAACAAAGATAGGGGTAAAACTATGAGTGATTATGTAAAAAAAGAAATAAAAAATAACAGAAAAGCAATTAAAGAAGATTGGCGAGAATTAAATGATATTAAAACAGATAGACAACTGAGTAAAGAAAGACCTATCATGTTTAAGCAAGCAATTGAAGGTTCTAAAATTATAGACTTAACTAAAGAATTTCCTAATATCATACAAAAGAGTTTTACAGAAGTTGTTAAAAGCAGAAGATCTTTAAGAAGATATCAAGATCAAAAACTTACCCTTGAAGAGGTTACCTATCTATTATGGGAAACTTCAAGAGTTGATGGATTTAAACCTGGTGTTACTTTTAGAACTATACCCACTGCTGGAGCAACAAACTCAATGGAAACCTATATTTATTTAAATCATGTAAAAGGGCTTAATAAAGGGTTATACCATTATATTCAAGACAAACATCAATTATCATTGATAGATGAAAGTCATGACTTAGAAGATAGAGTTAATGAAGCGTTAAATGGGCAATTAAGAGGTGCTGCAGTTGTGTTCTTTTTCACAGCTACACCTTATAGAACAGAATATAAATATGCACATATGTCACACAAAATGATTGCAATTGAAGCAGGACATGCTGGACAAACTTTATCACTAGCTGCTGAAGTTATAGATTGTGGTGCAGTTGCACTTTGTGCATATGTTCAAGAATACTGTGATCAATTACTTGGTATTGGTGATGAGGAGTTTGTTACTTACGCATTAACTCTAGGTAAAAGATAAACAATAATAAAAATAAAATGATAGAAAAAAACCACTTGTAAATAAATACAAGTGGTTTTTATATGATTACGAAAAAACATTAATATTTAATAAACGATTGGAACAAATACACGTGTTAGAAGTTCTTTATCTAAAATATATAATCCTGCATCTTTAACTAATTTAACTTTTTCTATAAGATTGTTGAAATTATCTTCCTCTTCAACTTGTTCATCAACATACCATTGTAAGAAACTAACACATGAGTAGTCTTTTAGTTCATGTGCAATAGTCATGATATTATTAATTCGACTAGTAACACCTTTTTCATGAGCTAAAGATACTTCAAGTGTTTCTAAGAGAGAAGAAAATTCATTGCGCGGGTCTTCATATCCACGAATGTCTACACGAGCTCCGCGATCATTCATATATTTAATGAATTTTCGAGCGTGTGCCAACTCTTCTTCAAACTGAATACCAAACCAATTTTCAAATCCATCCAATCCGAGTGTAGCAATATATGATTGTATTGCTAAATACACTTGTGCTGACTCAATTTCATAGTTTATCTGAGTATTTATTGCATCTACTAATTTTTTATTCATTATAACAACTCCTCTTTTATTCACAGTATACAGTTGTTGTTATGATTAAGCAATCAATACAACTTCATAGAGGTTTTAAGTCATCTATTTGTACGTATCAACAATCTAATATAATAAAAAGCCGGATCATATAGTGACATTTCTTGAAAATTCTGAAAGATCAAATGAAACCTTAAATAATAGTCCTAAATTAATACTAAATGATACATCAATCGAAATCGTGAGTACCACAAGTGAAGATTTATTAGCTTATGTAAATGATGCAAGTGAAAAGTTTATTACTGGAGAATTAGACATTGAAGAAGATTGGGATGAATATATATCTGATCTGAATGATTTAGGTTATACAATTATTGAGAGAATATGGAATAATGCTTGGATTGAACAAAATAAATAGCATGTATTAAAACACACACAATATTAATAGAACTTTTTATCTACAAGAAAATTAAGGGATGGATAATATGAAGTTAGCTAAAATAAAATCAAAAATCTTCAACATTATTAAACCTATTTTTATTTCTAAATATATAGGGTTTGTTATAGGTTCTATATTAATAATTATTATTGTTTTTATATGGGCTGCAACTAGATTGGATAATTTAGAAAAACTAGAAAAAAACGTTGAATCAAACTCTAAAATTTACATTAACAAGGTCGAAGAAAGAATTAGATATATAGATTTTAGTTTAAGTGAGCTTGCATCAAATGGCTCTCCATCAACTATTTCAGAACTTGAAGCATGGGACACAAATACAGAGTTTTATATTGAAACGTTAACAGGTATTAAACATATTGTTTGGGTTGATAAAGATTTAATTATTCTCAGAGTTACACCGTCAGAAGATAGTAAATATATTATTAACGAAACTATTGATAGTCAACAAAATAATCCAAATTATACAAATTTAATTATTCCAATTTATAATGGAAATGCTATTGTTGGATTTATTTTTGCTGATGTAGATGCATCTGAGTTAATTTTATCCGTTCTTGCGGATTTTGAAGATAACTATATGGTGCAAGTGTTTAGTGAAGATTTAATTTTAGTATCATCGGATAATTGGGAAGAATCTAAATTAGATATTTCAACAGAAAGTGACATATCTATCAAAAATGATATTTTTACTATTATTTTAACACCAACAAAAGAACTAATATCTCAAAGTACACGCAATTCTACTTTAATTTTAATTTTGGGGATTGCTTTGTCAATTATGATTTCAACAATTTTGATTTTAGGTACAATTTCAAACAATAGATTAGAAGGTTTAGTTTCGGAAAAAACTCTTGAATTAAGTCAAACTATAGCTATACTAAAACACGAGAAAGATTTTGCACAAAATTATTTGAATATAGCTGCTGTCATGATAATAATACTTGACGCAAATGGAATAGTTAAATTAATGAATAAAAAGGGGTGTAGTATTATTGGTGTAGATGAAAATACAATAATTGGGAAAAATTGGATTGATCATTATGTACCAAAAGAAGCAAGACAAGAAATTAAATCTTTTTTTAATACTGTATTTGCCAAGGATGAAAAGATAATAGAAAAATATCAGAATAAAATAATAACAGCCAATGGTGAAGAACGATTTATTTCATGGCATAACTCAATTTTATATGATGTAGAGGGAAACGTTGAAGGCATTTTGAGTTCTGGAGAAGATATTACAGAGCAATATAAAAAACAAAAAGAAATCGAATTTTTAAGTTATCATGATTCATTAACAGGTTTATATAATAGACCATATTTTTTAGAAGCATTTAAAAAGTTAAATTTGTTAAAACAATATCCATTTGGAATTATGATGATAGATGTAAATGGTCTGAAATTATTAAATGATGCATTTGGGCATCTTGTTGGAGATTCTGCTTTAAAATTAATTGGAAAAATCCTTTTAGAAACTATAGATAACAAAAATGTTATTGCAAGATTAGGAGGGGATGAGTTTTTAATTTTATTGCCCAACACAACAAGTGATCAATTAAATGATATTAAACATGAATTAAAAGAAAAAATTAAAAAATATCCAATTAATAATATTGTTTTATCTTTAGCTATTGGTTTTGATGAAATAACTAAAGCGGCATCCAGTCTTGATGGAGCCCTTACCATTGCTGAAAATCACATGTATGCAGATAAAATTGCAGAAGGATCCAGTTCAAGACATAGAACTATTTCAGCGATTTGGGAAATGTTAACTGAGAAATTCGAAGTTGAAAGATTGCATTCAAAACTTGTTAGTAAATATTGTAAAAAAATGGGACAAGCACTAGATCTTAGGAATGATGAAATTATTGAATTAGAGCAAGCGGGTATGTTTCATGATATTGGCAAAATTTCAATACCAGATTCAATTTTAGCAAAACCAGGAAAATTAACAAGTGAAGAATATGAGATTATGAAGACACATTCTGAAATCGGATATAAAATATTGAGAGCTGCAGATGAGTATTCTGATTTAGCCATACACGCCCTGTATCACCATGAAAGATGGGATGGAAAAGGATACCCTAAAGGAATAAAAGAAGAAGAGATTCCATTGTTTTCGAGAATCATAGGAATTGTTGATGCTTATGAAGCAATGACATCTGTTAGGCCATATAAAGATAAAATGAGTGTTAAGGCCGCGACTCAAGAGATTATACGATGTTCAGGTTCTCAATTTGATCCTACATTAGCAAAGGTTTTTGTAGAAAAAGTCCTCAATACCAAATGGGAAGAGTAAATTAGATCTATTTAATATCAATATATTTATATATTGTGATATAATTGAATATGAAAAACTGTTTAATTATGTAGGTGCAATATATGAAAAAATTTATTAATAATAAAAAATCAATCATAGTAACTTTATTGCTAATTCTAACGATTAGCAATTTTAGTTTAGCATTTGCATATTGGGCAAGTAACATATCTGGTAGTCAAAGTAATTCAGATGCAATCACACAAATAGGCGAATGGGATTTTGAAGATGTAGCATTAGTGGTTGCAACCTTCCAAAGCGATCATGCAGTGGTTTTATCATTAACTGAAACAACTGTGACAGTATCAGATAAAACAGGTGTTGAAGCAGCACTAGCAGCATATGGGCTATTAAGTGATGATGCAAAAGCTCAATTAACATCAGAAGAAACACTTCTACTTAGCTTATTAAATCAAATCATAGCGCTTGAAAATAGTGAATTTTTAGACTTTGAATCAACTCCATATGATAATGGACTTACAGGAACAGTTGATATCAATGGTAGAACATGGTACGCAAATGATGTCTATATCGCAGGAGATGTAAGCTATGATGTATGGAATGATGTTAGATCATTGGCATTAAGATCTACAGCATATTTCGAATCACAAGATCTATTCATTAATGGTATTGATAAGATAACACTATATCATGGAGCCTTAAATTATAATGATGGAACAAACTTCCAATTTAAAGTTGAATATGAATTAGATTCAAATCCAGGTGTATGGGTAACCTTGCAAGATGGCGGGTCTGATTTACTCATCGATGTGATATCAGCAACACCATTAACATTTACAGAAATCAATGTTAATATTACTGAAGCATTAAACATAAGATTCACACCAATCATTGAAAGTACAGCAAATTATATAAACTTAGATGACATAACCATTTATGAACATGTCGTATCAGGTGCATTAGAAGCAACAACATTTAGAACTATTTATGCAGGAGCACTCGCACTAGATGTAGTAACTGTAGAAATAAGTGATAAAGCAACAGTCCAACAAGCACTAGCGGCATATGATTTATTAAGCATAGACGCACAAACTGAATTATCAGTAGAAAAAGCGTTACTAGATAGTTTATTAGTAGAAATTAATTTACAAGAAGATCTAGCAGAAGCAACAGCTTCAGTGGTTATCGCAGAAAATTCTAACTTACAAATAGATGTAGATAGCGCACAAATTTTAGTAACTGCTCTACCAAGTAGTGCAGAAAAGACAGCATTACAAAACAGACTTGATGATGTTCAAGATATCATAGATGCAGTAGCAGGATTCCAAAGTGACCACGCAGTAGCTCTAGCATTAAGCGTGGGAACTGTAACACCAAGTGATCAAACAATCGTGGAAGCAGCTCTAACTGCATATAACTTATTAAGCGCAGATGTAAAAGCTAAGTTGACTGTTGAAAAAGCATTACTTGATAGTCTGTTAATAGAAATTAATAATCAAATCCCAACTGCAACACAAGTAGCCGAATTCCAAAGTGATCACCAAGTAGTTTTAGCGTTAAGCGTGGGAACTGTAACACCAAGTGATCTAACAGGTGTTCAACTAGCTCTAGATGCATATGCATTATTAAGTGTAGATGCCAAAGCAGCTCTAACAACTGAAAAAGCATTACTTGATAGTTTATTAATAGAAATCAATTTACAAATAGCTGAAGCAGCAGTTATTATCGCAGAAGGATCTAATTTACAAGCAGATGTGAATAGCGCTCAAGTTTTAGTATCTGCTCTACCTGATGGCATTGATAAAACGAATCTTCAAGACAGACTTGATGATGTACAGAACATAATAGATGCTGTAGCAACCTTCCAAAGCGATCATGCAGTGGTTTTATCATTAACTGAAACAACTGTGACAGTATCAGATAAAACAGGTGTTGAAGCAGCACTAGCAGCATATGGGCTATTAAGTGATGATGCAAAAGCTCAATTAACATCAGAAGAAACACTTCTACTTAGCTTATTAAATCAAATCATAGCGCTTGAAAATAGTGAATTCTTAGACTTTGAATCAACTCCATATGATAATGGACTTACAGGAACAGTTGATATCAATGGTAGAACATGGTACGCAAATGATGTCTATATCGCAGGAGATGTAAGCTATGATGTATGGAATGATGTTAGATCATTGGCATTAAGATCTACAGCATATTTCGAATCACAAGATCTATTCATTAATGGTATTGATAAGATAACACTATATCATGGAGCCTTAAATTATAATGATGGAACAAATTTCCAATTTAAAGTTGAATATGAATTAGATTCAAATCCAGGTGTGTGGGTAACCTTGCAAGATGGCGGGTCTGATTTACTCATCGATGTGATATCAGCAACACCATTAACATTTACAGAAATCAATGTTAATATTACTGAAGCATTAAACATCAGATTCACACCAATCATTGAAAGTACAGCAAATTATATAAACTTAGATGACATAACCATTTATGAACATGTCGTATCAGGTGCATTAGAAGCAACAACATTTAGAACTATTTATGCAGGAGCACTCGCACTAGATGTAGTAACTGTAGAAATAAGTGATAAAGCAACAGTCCAACAAGCACTAGCGGCATATGATTTATTAAGCATAGACGCACAAACTGAATTATCAGTAGAAAAAGCGTTACTAGATAGTTTATTAGTAGAAATCAATTTACAAGAAGATCTAGCAGAAGCAACAGCTTCAGTGGTTATCGCAGAAAATTCTAACTTACAAATAGATGTAGATAGCGCACAAATTTTAGTAACTGCTCTACCAAGTAGTGCAGAAAAGACAGCATTACAAATCAGACTTGATGATGTTCAAGATATCATAGATGCAGTAGCAGGATTCCAAAGTGATCACGCTATCGCGTTAGCATTAAGCGTGGGAACTGTAACACCAAGTGATCAAACAATCGTGGAAGCAGCTCTAACTGCATATAATTTATTAAGTGCAGATGTAAAAGCAGAGTTGACAGATGAAAAAGCATTACTTGATAGTCTGTTAATAGAAATTAATAATCAAATCCCAACTGCAACACAAGTAGCCGAATTCCAAAGTGATCACCAAGTAGTTTTAGCGTTAAGCGTAGGAACTGTAACACCAAGTGATCTAACAGGTGCTCAACTAGCTCTAGATGCATATGCATTATTAAGTGTAGATGCAAAAGCAGCTTTAACAACTGAAAAAGCATTACTTGATAGTTTATTGGTAGATATCAATTTACAAATAGCTGAAGCAGCAGTCATTATCGCAGAAGGATCTAATTTACAAGCAGATGTGAATAGCGCTCAAGTTTTAGTAACTGCACTACCAAGTAGCACAGAAAAGACAGCATTACAAGTGAGATTAGATGATGTTCAAAATATCGTTAACATTCAAGCAGCTAATGCAGTTGATAGTTTAATCACAGCTCTACCAAGCTTAGGAGCAGTTGCTATCACTGATCAAACTCAAATAGTAGCAGCAAGAACTGCTTATAATGCATTAACTGCTATACAAAAAGCATTAGTAGTCAATGAAGCATTATTAACGTCAATAGAAGCTGACTTAGCCAATCTTATAGTTGCCAATGCAGCTGTAGTTGTCGCAGAAACATCTAATTTACAAGCAGATGTGAATAGCGCACAAGTTTTAGTCACTGCATTAACTAATGGCACATCTAAAACAGCACTTCAAAATAGACTTAATACAGTACAAGGTGTTATTGATGTAGAAGCAGCTAGAGTATTAATAATAAATTACTTTAGTTCTAATATAATTACAGTATCTAAATTGAATAACGCTACAGCAATAAAAGAAGCCGCATTTAGTGCAGCTGCAAATAATGTTGTATCGGGTTTAAATGTAATTATTTCTATTACAGGTACTAATGAAGTCGATAGAAGAAATACCACATATACAATAAATATCATCAAAAATGGTGTAAGTGTAACCATTAATGTAGATGTTGACTTTACTAGATAAACAAACCTAATATTAATACATAAATAAAATACCACTTAGAGAATTTCTCTAAGTGGTATTTTTATTTTATTTAACTTGGATCACTTACGACAAATGAGAATGTTACTGTAGAATAATCATAAGTGAAAACTGCGAAGTAATATGTTTGATCTGCAAAAAAGTAATAGTCGTCCATATAGAAATTCCAATTCGTTCCTTCATCATCAGCTTGATCTAAAAAATCAAAAGTTGAGTTATAAAGGTCTAAAACAGGATCAATAGAATCATCTGGGCATGTGCTATAAATATCATAATAACCTGAAGTTGTTGGTTCAAAGATATAATAAATAATTTTCCCTTGCATAATGGTTGTTTCTATTGTTTGTCCAGCCGAAACTGGGATTGCGGTATCAAATGAAGAAGTAGCAGGATCTGGTTCACCTTCATCATAAGGTGTTATGATGAATGAAAAAGGTGTTAAATAATCAGAATCATCTGTAATAAGTAAGTAATACGTATGTCCAGCTTCTAAGAAAAAATCATCGGCATAGAAATTGTTATTGTCAGCTTCATTATCAAATTCACCCAAAACACCTATTGAGTCCTCTATGATAAGTAAGGAAGGATCATTATAATATCCGCCATAACTATAAATATCATATTGCCCATCTACTTCAGGAATAAATGAATAAATATTGGCATCAAAGAAAATATCAAATATAACGTCATAAGATTCACCTAATATAACTGGTACTGCTTGATTTTCTAGAGTTTTAGGCTCACTATTAAAACTTCTAATTTCTAATGTAAATGGGACGTTAGATGCACCACGAATACCAATATAGTAAGTTTCTCCCTCAATGAAATAAAATTCAAACATACAGCTATAAACTTTGCTGTCATGATATTCAAACATTGTCATATCCATCGGATAACCATAAACATCATAAATAACTAATTCAGGAGTATAACTATTTTGAGAGTAATAACCAAATATACGGTGAGAAACACTTTCTCCAGCAACAAACTCGTAATATTGTTCTTCAAAATCATTCATGTAAAGCATTTGTTTTTCTCCTTCAAAAATAGGTATTGAATTATCAAATGTTATACCATTGTTATTTGAATTTGAATTAAAGAGTTCATCAATTAGCAATACTATTGCGTCAATTCTTTCTTGTTGCTCAGGAGTTAAATCTGATAAATCCCAAGTTGACATAGCTTGGATTTCGTCAATATAGAATTCAACATCTTCAACGACTAAAGCTTTCGCATCATTAACTTCAGATATTGTCATATCTTCTAATAGAAGAATATCAGATTGTTTTAAGATATCATCAAAAATGATATCAATAGAATCCATAATCAAAGTTTCATTAGCTGGAGTTAAAGTTGCAGTTAACACATCTAATAAAGGAGTTAACATTATAGATGCATCATCCCCAATTAGACCTGAAACATCAATATCATCAAGGTTATTGATAAATGCTTTTTCAAGTACAATAGCATTTGCAAGAAGTTCAGCTATATATGGAGATATATCATCATAAATAGTTTCGTAATCAACATCTTGAACAGCATACATTACAAACATCATAGGTAATGGAATCTTCATAAAGTTCAGCAATGTTTGGAAAGCAGCTTGATCAAGTTCATCTGTCACTACACTATTTAATGAAATTGCATCACTGAAGATATCTTCAATAAGCGCAGCAAGTTCTGCTGCTTCAAATTCTTCAGCTTCATTTAGTGTGAGGATATTCATAATGAGTGATGCTTCAGAGTCCATAAATTCTGCAAATGCATTAAGTCCTATTTCTTCTATAATGTCTTTAGCAGCTATAATCGTATCATATTCACCTTTAAATTCATTAAGCATTGCGATGACGTCAGTTTTTTGTTCCGCAGGAACATTAACATCATTTTCAATTTGTGAAATGATATTATCAATTACAATACCATATAATGCTTCTGCAGAATCATCCTGCATAAGCGTATCGAACATATCAAATTTCGCACTATTAGTTGTTTTAAAATCATCAATATAAGTTGCAATATATAAAATCAAATCTATTGACGCTTTAGGATCTGTTTCACTATAATAACTATCCCAAATTGGATTATATACTTCAACAGTCATATTTTCAACAAGCGTTTTTAGTTCGTTAATCATTGTCAATGTAATATCATCTAACATAGATAGAACTAAATCAAACTCTAAATGATTAACTTCAGCTAAATAAGAAGCGTGTTCATTATAGCTTGCCATGTTTTCACCAGTGATAGCTCCAGCTACATAGAATAAGGTTGTGTATAAAATGGTGAAATCATCTATTGATGGAAGATTGTCTTTTAGAATAGTAACCATCTCATCTTTAATTAAGAAAATTTCAGCATTTGTAATCTCTTGACTAGTAATTGAACCATCTATAGTTGTAATTACATTTGCAGGTATTGAATTTTTTACAGTCATAAGGAAATCTAGAACCATTTCTAAAGATTGGATAACAAGTTCTTCATTATCTGTAAAGGCATCAAGAAATTCTTGATCTATATCGCCATCCATACCAACCAATGCAACATTATATAACACATATGCAGTTGCATAAGGTGTCATATTATATGTTTCAAACATTTCCATTTCATCCATTAAATCATCCAAAGATTCTATATCGTTTGATTGAGTCATGTTCATGAAATCACTAAAGAATCCTATAGCGTTTGCTTCAGTCATTCTAACATTAGCAGAAGCATCAGCATATGCTTGGGCTATTTCCAATGCTCTAAGATAATTTTCATAATCCCATTCATTTGAGAAATCAGACTGAATTAGCCCAGGTTCGTAAGTCAAATCAAAGTCTTCAATAATTGCTGAAACGATTGTTGCTGGATTAGCAAGAATTACCACTGTGTAGGTTAATACTGTCGAAGGAAGTGAAAAACTCTCTCCTTTGACCGCTACTACAGAAATCATATGTTCTCCAACACTCATTGGCTCATTTAGTAAGTTGAACGAAGTGCCATCAACTTCAATACTAAGAGAATCAATATAGACAAGATAGGAATCCGCATCTTCAACAGCATCCCAACTTAAAATGTCTCCATTGATTGCAACATTTGCTGGTACTTCAATGGTCAAATCAGGCGTCTTATCTCCACAAGAGACAAGCATAAAAACAGAGACTAGTAAAATCATAATCTGTAAAAATTTCTTCATATTATTCCTCCTAAAAATAAATATGAGTCTTTTTCAAAATAATAGAGTATAAATATAATTCTTCTAAAATCATTTTGAATGTATCTAATTTAAAGCAATTGACTAGATGTATAAATATTATTTTAATTATACATCTATTTTATTGTTTAATCAATTGCTCATTATCTTTAAATATAATGTATTCAATAAAATTTAAAACACACACAGATATTATTACACATGATTTTCACATAATCTTGGCTTATATAAAAGTTCATTAAAAGTTCACAAAGATTAACTAGAATAGAGGCATAACATTAGGAGGTAAAAGACATGTTACAATTAAAAAACATTAAAAAAGATTATGTGG
The sequence above is drawn from the Mariniplasma anaerobium genome and encodes:
- a CDS encoding SagB/ThcOx family dehydrogenase, with amino-acid sequence MSDYVKKEIKNNRKAIKEDWRELNDIKTDRQLSKERPIMFKQAIEGSKIIDLTKEFPNIIQKSFTEVVKSRRSLRRYQDQKLTLEEVTYLLWETSRVDGFKPGVTFRTIPTAGATNSMETYIYLNHVKGLNKGLYHYIQDKHQLSLIDESHDLEDRVNEALNGQLRGAAVVFFFTATPYRTEYKYAHMSHKMIAIEAGHAGQTLSLAAEVIDCGAVALCAYVQEYCDQLLGIGDEEFVTYALTLGKR
- a CDS encoding ferritin translates to MNKKLVDAINTQINYEIESAQVYLAIQSYIATLGLDGFENWFGIQFEEELAHARKFIKYMNDRGARVDIRGYEDPRNEFSSLLETLEVSLAHEKGVTSRINNIMTIAHELKDYSCVSFLQWYVDEQVEEEDNFNNLIEKVKLVKDAGLYILDKELLTRVFVPIVY
- a CDS encoding HD domain-containing phosphohydrolase, with product MKLAKIKSKIFNIIKPIFISKYIGFVIGSILIIIIVFIWAATRLDNLEKLEKNVESNSKIYINKVEERIRYIDFSLSELASNGSPSTISELEAWDTNTEFYIETLTGIKHIVWVDKDLIILRVTPSEDSKYIINETIDSQQNNPNYTNLIIPIYNGNAIVGFIFADVDASELILSVLADFEDNYMVQVFSEDLILVSSDNWEESKLDISTESDISIKNDIFTIILTPTKELISQSTRNSTLILILGIALSIMISTILILGTISNNRLEGLVSEKTLELSQTIAILKHEKDFAQNYLNIAAVMIIILDANGIVKLMNKKGCSIIGVDENTIIGKNWIDHYVPKEARQEIKSFFNTVFAKDEKIIEKYQNKIITANGEERFISWHNSILYDVEGNVEGILSSGEDITEQYKKQKEIEFLSYHDSLTGLYNRPYFLEAFKKLNLLKQYPFGIMMIDVNGLKLLNDAFGHLVGDSALKLIGKILLETIDNKNVIARLGGDEFLILLPNTTSDQLNDIKHELKEKIKKYPINNIVLSLAIGFDEITKAASSLDGALTIAENHMYADKIAEGSSSRHRTISAIWEMLTEKFEVERLHSKLVSKYCKKMGQALDLRNDEIIELEQAGMFHDIGKISIPDSILAKPGKLTSEEYEIMKTHSEIGYKILRAADEYSDLAIHALYHHERWDGKGYPKGIKEEEIPLFSRIIGIVDAYEAMTSVRPYKDKMSVKAATQEIIRCSGSQFDPTLAKVFVEKVLNTKWEE